The DNA region CGATCCGATGATGACGTGCAGCACCCCGTGATAGGCGGTGTGGAACGCGTCTTCGCGGTCCTGGCCCCGGGAGCGCGCCTCGTGATAGCGGCCGAGCAGGAAGATGAAGTAGTCGGTTCCCGCGGCGATGGTCAGCATCGTGACCATGCTGACCGCGTACGGGGTCAGGCCGATGATGTCGAGGTTGCCGGCGGTGGCCACGATGCCCTCGGCGGCATAGAGCTCGAACCGGACCAGGATCAGCGCGACGATCGCCGACTTCAACGAGCGATAGAGCACCAGCAGCATCAAGAAGATGACGCCGATGGTCACCGCCGTCATCAGTTCCATGCTGTTGTGCGCGGCGATCAGTGTGTCGGTGTTGAGCACCGTGTTGCCGGCGACGTGGGCCTGCACGCCCGGCGGTGCCGGCACCCCGTCGACGATCTTGCGCACCGCGGCCACCGATTCGTGGCTGGGTGTGGTGCCCTGGGCGCCGTCGAGGAACACCTGCACGTAGGCGGCCTTGCCGTCCGGGCTCTGCGAGCCGGCGGCGGTCAGCGGGTCGCTCCAGAAGTCCTGCACGTTCTGCACGTGCCGGTCGGCCTTGAGCTTGGCGACGATCTCGTTGTAGTACTCGTGCGCGCTGTCGCCGAGCTTGTCGTCGCCCTCGAGCACCACCATGGCCGTGGAGTCGGTGTCGAACTCCTCGAACTTGTGACCGATGGTCATCATGTCTTTGAACGCCGGCGCGTCCAGCGGCGCCATCGGCACCGAGTGCTTGCCGGCCACCACGGCCAGTTTCGGGGTGAACACCGTGGTTCCGACCGCGATCAGCAGCCAGAACAGGATGATCGGCACCGCCATGGTCCACAGGAAGCGGGCGAAGCGGGAGCGCGGCGGGCGCGGCAGCTGATTGCTCATACGGATTTCACCAAGCAGTAGATGAAGGGCTTGTATTCGTCGATGCTGCGGTCGTCCCGGACCTTGTCGTCGACGATGACCCGGCAGCGCAGGTGGTTCATCCCGGTGTCGCCCTGCGCGACGATGTTGGCCGACATCGACGGCAGTGTGGTGACGATGGTGTGCGACCACGGCAGCGGCGCGTCCTCGACGAGGTGCGGTTGACCGTTCTCGTCGAGGAAGTTGATGTTGACGGTGCCGCCGTCGGGGGAGGTCAGCTCATAGGTGATGTATTTGGGGTTGAACGGTTTCGTCTCGTCGGCATTGGCGTCGGAGGCCTCCACCCGGACGCCGACACCGAAACTGTCCCGGACCCGCACCACCACGTAGGAGCCCAGGGCCACCACCACGACCAGGAGCAGCGGTATCCAGAACCTCTTGACCAGTCCGAACACGCAGCGTCTCCTTCAACCGTGGGCTTCCGCGAGCGAGCAGGGGCCACCGCGCGCAGGGCCGGCCCTAGACGGAACCCGGGTTCCGTAAAAGCCGGTGAGGACAGTACCGCATCACCGGCGGGCAGCAGAACGGTTCGCCGCCGCCCCGTCGGGGTCGCGCGGCAGAACCGGAGTCCGGCAAACCGGCGCGCTAGGGTACGTGGAATCGGCATCCAAACCCGCCGATAGAACGGTTGAGTCAACTCATGACCGCAGCAGAAGCCTCGGCATTGGAATCGCGGGTCGGCCACTACTACCAGATGGACGGCACCTATCTGGTGGGCCGCGAGAAGGTGCGCGAGTACGCGCGCGCCGTGCAGGACTACCACCCCGCGCACTGGGACGTCGCCGCCGCCGCCGAGATGGGCTACACCGGGCTGGTCGCGCCGTTGACGTTCACCTCGGTCCCCGGCATGAACTGCAATCGGCGCATGTTCGAGTCCGTGGTCGTCGGCTACGACACCTATATGCAGACCGAAGAGGTCTTCGAGCAGCATCGCCCGATCGTCGACGGCGACGAACTGAAGATCGACGTCGAGTTGACCTCGGTACGCCGGATCGCCGGCCGCGACCTGATCACGGTGACCAACACCTTCACCGATACCGCCGGCGAACGGGTGCACACCCTGCACACCACCGTGGTCGGCGTGACCGCCGAGGACATCGACCCGACCGTCAAGATCGCGGTGCACAACGCGATGATGCACGACGTCAACATCCTCGACGTCGGTGAATCCGCTGCCGCCTACCAGAAGACGGTCCGCCCGGAGGGCGAGATCCGGATCTCCGACGGCGGATCGACCCGGACCCCTGCGACGCCGTCCTTCGACGACGTCAAGGTCGGTGACGTCCTGCCGGTACGCCACACCCGACTGGCCCGCGGCGACCTGGTCAACTACGCCGGTGTCGCCGGTGACGCCAACCCCATCCACTGGGACGAGGACATCGCGAAGCTGGCCGGTCTGCCGGATGTGATCGCGCACGGCATGCTCACCATGGGCCTCGGCGCAGGATTCGCCTCGTCCTGGACCGGAGACCCCGGTGCGGTCACCCGATACGCGGTGCGGCTGTCGGCGCCGGCCATCGTGTCCGCCAAGGAGGGCGCCGACATCGAGTTCAGCGGCAAGATCAAGTCGCTGAATCCCGAGACCCGCTCCGGTGTCATCCTGGTCGCCGCGAAGTCCGAGAACCGCAAGATCTTCGGTCTCGCCACCTTGGACGTCCGGTTCCGCTGACCTATCCGCAGGTCGCCACCCCCTGCGCTTGACCGCACCTGCCGCCCCACCGACATACCGGCCGGGGCGTGCCGTCGCCGTTTCCGGGATCCCGCCGACCCTGACAGGCCACCCGGACCGAGTCGGCAGTCATGCGCCAGAAAATTGACAGCAAATCTCCAGCAAACCCTGGGTAGCATCTGTCAATTGAGATGGTGACTACGAGTGCTGGTTGGTTGGCACGGGCCCGCGCGGACCGTGTTGAGTCGGCTGCCGCTCCCACCCACCACCGCACGCCCGAAACCGGCGGCGCGCACGATCGGATCGAGCCCGCCTCGACCGGCGTCGGTTTGCGGAATCCGCACTTCCGCAAGCAGATTCCGGCCGATCGCGACGAGATCGACCGATACCGTCGACGACACCGGCAGTGGCGGTGCCGCGGCTCCTAGTCCGCAACCCGCGTAAACCTGCTTGGAGACGGCGTCAAGGATGCGCCAAAAGCGCTGCCAATCAACGAAATTAGCTGACGTTACCTTGCGGCGAGGTTGATGACGGCTGCCTCACAACAGGTTTCAAGGATTTGCCGGTATCACTGTCAACTGAAGAATGTCGCACGCTGTTTACATGAGAGGAACCCGGAACAGACAACTCCGGTCTAGGGTTTGGGGTTCCGACGGCGAGTTCGAGCGTCGACGGCCAGGATGCGTGACGTTAGGAGTCACCCGAGATGGACTTTGCTGCACTCCCGCCGGAGATCAACTCCGGTCGGATGTACTCGGGAGCGGGTTCCGCTCCGCTGCTGGCGGCTGCGTCGGCATGGGACGCACTCGCCGCCGAGCTGGGGACTGCCGCATCCTCCTACGAATCGATCGTCTCAAGCCTGGCCGGGGAATGGTCCGGCCCGTCGGCGACCACCATGATCGCCGCGGTCGAGCCGTACGTGGCCTGGATGAACACCACCGCCGCGCAAGCCGAGTTCACCGCCAACCAGGCCCGGGCCGCCGCGGCCGCCTACGAAGCCGCCTTCGCCGCCACCGTGCCGCCGCCGGTGATCGCGGCCAACCGGGCGCAATTGGCCACGCTGGTCGCCACCAACTTCCTGGGTCAGAACACCGCCGCCATCGCGGCCACCGAGATCCACTATGCGGAGATGTGGGCGCAGGACGCCGGTGCGATGTACGGCTACGCGGGATCCTCGGCGGCGGCCACCCGGCTGACGCCGTTCGGCGAACCGCCGGAGACCACCAATCCGACCGGCGCCGCCAATCAACTGGCCGCGGCCGCCCAGGCGACCGGGAACTCCGCGGGCTCCAACATCGCCCAGCAGGCCGCCCAGTTGATCCACGCGATGCCGCAGGCGCTGCAGGCGGCGACCAACCCGGTGGGGACCGCGGCGGCGACGTCCAGCTCGTTCATCGACACCTGGAACCTGCTCTTCGCCACCCTGACCGGCCCCACCACCCCGCTCGGCTGGTCGACGATCCCCGGCGGCTGGTGGCTGGCGTTCGGGCAGCTGTACTCCTGGATCATGAACGGGATGGCCGCGTCCGCGTACTTCGCCGGCCCCAAGGCCATCAGCGGTGCCCTCATCCCGCTCGCACCGCTGGCGCTGCCGCTCCCCAATGTCGCCGGCCTGGCCAGCGCGACGGGGACGTTGGGCAGCGCGGCGTCGGTCGGCAAGCTGTCGGTGCCCGCGTCCTGGGCGGTGGCGGCACCGGCGACCAAGTTGGTCAGCATGGCGTCGTCGCTTCCGGCGACCGTGGAGGCCGCCCCGATGGCCGCGGTCGCGGGTCAAGACGCGATGTTCGGCCAGATGGCCATGGCCAGCCTGCTGGGGCGCGGTCTCGGCGGCACGGCCAACCAGACCGTCGGCTCGGCGACCCGCTCGCTGCGCAAGAGCGGCGGGGCGGACGCCTTCGGCCCCATTCCGCCCGGTGAAGCCGATCCCGCGGCGGCCACCATCATCGTGATCCCGGCCCTCGACGAGTGACCCGACGATGACGAAACCGCTCCCCCGCTCCGCTGCCCCCGTCGTGCGCGACCAGATAAGGGTGTCGACATGTATTTCTCGCTGATACCGCCCGAGATCAACTCGGCCAACATCTACGCCGGCCCCGGATCGGCCTCGATGATCGCCGCCGCCACGGCCTGGGGGCGCCTCGCCGGCGAATTGAGCTCCGCCGCATCGGAATACGAAGCGGTGCTGTCGTCGCTCACCGGCGAATCGTGGATCGGGCCGTCGGCCGCGGCGATGATGGCCGCCGCCCAGCCCTACATCACCTGGATGTCGACCACCGCGGCCGTCGCCGCCCAGACCGCAAGTCAGGCCCAGGCCGCCGCCACCGCCTACGAAGCGGCGCACGCGGCCACCGTGCCGCCCGAGGTCGTCACGGCCAACCGCACCCAGAACCAGATGCTGTACGCCACGAACTTCCTGGGCCAGAACCTCGCGGCGATCGCCGCCAACGAAGCCCAGTACCTGGAGATGTGGGCGCAGGACGCCGCGGCCATGCAGACCTACGCCGCGGCGGCCGCGGCGGCCACCAAGACCACCGCGTTCACCGAGCCTCCGCAGACCACCACCGGGGCCACGTCGGCCACCTCGGCGGCCTCCGCCGGGTCGGCGGCGGCCGGTTCGGGCGCCGGCTCGATCGGGGACGGCCTGAACAGCCTGCTCACCCAGTACAACGAGTTCGTCAACAACGCGCTCAACGCGATCACCGGCAATCCCAATGCCGCCAGCACCGTCGCCACACTGTTCAGCGCAATGAAAGGCCCGACGGGGCTGACCACGCCGTTCAACGACGTCTCGCTGCTGGTCAACTTCCCGATCCAGAACTTCCTCAAGTTCGGGACCCCGCTGGGCCGGGCCTTCATGGAGATCCCGGCGAGCGGGCTGGGCGCCGGGCTGCGGGGCGGACTGGGCGCCGGCCTGAGCTCGACGGTGTCGGCCACCATGTCGGAGGCGAACCTGGTGGGCAACCTGTCCGTCCCGCCGAGTTGGGCTTCGGCCAGCCCGGCGATCCGCCTGGCGGCCACCGGGGCGCCGGCCGCCGCCCTGGCCGCCGCACCGGCATCCGGGATGGCCGGTGGCCTGCTCAACCAGGCCGCGCTGGGCAGCATGGCCGGCGGGGCGCTGGGCGCCGCCCGGCCGCGGGCCGCCACCGGCGGCAGCGGGCGGATCCGGATCCAGGGCGGCAAGGCCAAGACCCCGGTCAAGCTCGACGCCGTCATCGCCAAGCTGCAGAGCCAGCCCGAAGCCGTCCAGCACTGGAACGTCGACCAGGCCGGGCTCGACGAGCTGCTCGAAGAGCTGTCCCGAAAACCCGGGGTGCACGCCGTGCACCTCAAGGGCGGCAAGAAGTCCGCGACCCCCCACAACTGACGCCGGTAGCCGGTCGAGCACCCCCTCGCGAAAGAGACAAAGATGCTTCTCGAGTTCTGGACCAACTTCACGCACAACCTGTTCAAACCGCTGTTGTTGTTCTTCTACTTCGGTTTCCTGCTGGCGCTGCTGAAGGTGCCGTTCGAGTTTCCGAACGCGGTCTATCAGGGCCTGACCATGTACCTGCTGATCGCCATCGGATGGCACGGTGGCGAAGAACTCGCCGGTATCGAGTTCACCCAGTTCGGCGGGATCCTCGGCTTCATCGTCACCGGTTTCGTGCTGAACTTCCTGATCGGCTGCCTGGCCTATTACCTGTTGAAGCATCTGACCAAGATGCGCGAGATCGACCGGGCGACCGTCTCGGGCTATTACGGCTCGGATTCGGCCGGAACGTTCGCCACCTGCCTGGGTGTGCTGTCGACCGTCGGCATCGCCATCGACGCCTACATGCCGGTGATGCTGGCGATCATGGAGATCCCCGGCTGCCTGGTGGCGCTGTTCCTGGTGGCGCGACTGCGGCACAAGGGCCTGGACGCCGCCGGCAACATGCCGCACGAGCCGGGATACACCGTGCCCGCCGGCGCGATGCATGCGGTGGTGGGCGCCCCGAACGCCGCCGACTCCACCGGCCTGGCCCTCGACATGACCTCGGAGAGTCACCTGGAGGCGGACCGACCCGGCAAGGAGCGCCTGCTGAGCCCGGAGTTGCTGCGCGAGGTGTTCCTCAACCCGGGCATCTGCCTGCTGCTCGGCGGCATCGCGATCGGTTTCATCAGCGGGCTGCAGGGTTCGAAGGTCACCGGCGTCGACGACCCGGTGTTCGTGACGGCGTTCCAGGGCGCGCTGTGCCTGTTCCTGCTGGAGATGGGGCTCACCGCGGCCCGCAAGCTCAAGGACCTGAAGTCCGCCGGTCGCGGTTTCATCGTGTTCGGTGTGGTGGCGCCCAACATCTTCGCCACCATCGGGATGTTCGTGGCGCACAGCTACGCACAGCTGACCGGGGTCCACTTCGAGTTGGGTAGCTATGTGCTGTTCGCGGTGCTCTGCGGCGCCGCCTCCTACATCGCGGTGCCGGCGATCCAGCGACTGGCGATCCCCGAGGCCAGCCCCAGCCTGCCGCTGGCCGCGTCGCTGGGCCTGACGTTCTCCTATAACGTCACCATCGGTATCCCGCTCTACATCGAGATCGCCCACCTGATCTCCGGACAGTGACGAGAGGCTGCGCACCATGAGAACCCGCCGGATCCTGTCGGTCGTCGGTGTCGTCGCCGCCATCGGTTGCGCCGCACCGGCATCGGCCGATCCCGCACCCGTCGACACCGTCTCGGCCGACGCCGCCTTTTTGGCATCGCTGCGAGCGGCCGGCCTCAACTTCGACGACGACGGCCAGGTGATCGCCGCCGGTCACGCGGTGTGCAACCTGATCGACAACGGCGAGACGGGGTTGCACGTGGTCCGGCGCGCCAAGACGGACAATCCCGGGCTGACCATGGACGGCGCAGCGCAGTTCACCGCACTGGCCGCGAACGCCTACTGCCCGCACCAGCTGACGAAGTAGCCTCGCGGGTCTACTTCGTCAGCTCCGCGTAGCGTGCCAGGTGGGCGTCGGTGGTGCCGAACTCGTACTGAATCGCGGTGAGCCGCTTGAAGTAATGGCCGATGGCCAGCTCTTCGGTCATCCCCATGCCGCCGTGCAGCTGGACCGCCTGCTGGCCGATGAAGCGCGCCGCGCGGCCGATGGTGGCCTTGCCCGCCGAGACCGCCCGGGCCCGGGTCGCGTCGTCGGCCTCGAGGTTGAGGATCGCCAGGTAGACGGCCGCGGCGGATTGCTCCACCTCCATGAACATGTCCACCATGCGGTGCTGCAGGACCTGGAAACCACCGATCGGCTGACCGAACTGCTGGCGCTGCTTGCAGTATTCGACGGTGTCCGCCAAGACTTTCCGCATGCAGCCGACCGCCTCGGAGCAGACCGCCGCGGCACCCTCGTCGCGGGCCCGAGCCAGCGACGGCCACGCCCCGCCCCGTTCGCCGAGCAGCGCATCGGCGGGCAGCCGCAGATCGGTGATGGTCACGTCGGCCGCGCTGCGGTCGTCGATGGTGCGATAGGGGTGCAGTTCGATGCCGGGGGCATCGGCCGGGGTGAGGAACAGCGAGATCCCGTCGTCGCCGGCGACCCGCGCGGTGATCAGCAGATGCGTCGCCAACGGCGCCGCCAACACGGTGATCTTCGATCCGTTGAGCACCCAGCCGGCACCGTCGGCGGCCGCGACGGTCGCCGCATCCTGCCAGCGGTCACCGGAATCGGGTTCCGCGGCGGCCAATGCCACGATCGTGTCCCCGGCGACGATCCCGGTCAGCAGTCCGGCCGCGGCCGGACTGCCCGAACGGCGCAGCAGCCCACCGGCGACGACGACGGTGTCGACGTAGGGTTCGATCACCAGCGCGTGCCCGAGTGCCTCGGTGATGACCATGAGTTCCACGGCGCCGCCGCCGATGCCGTCGAATTCTTCGGGCAGCGTGGCACCCAGGATGCCCAGCTCGCCGGCGAAGGCCCGCCAGATCTCGGGCTGCCAACCGGCACCGGTCTTGGCGGCCGCACGGCTGGTCTCCAGGTCGTAGCGCGCGGCCAGGAACTTGGTGATCCCGTCGCGCAGCATCTGCTGCTCATTGTTCACGTGGAAGTCCATTTACAGCCCCAATGCCGCTTTGGCCAGAATGTTGCGCTGAATCTCGTTGCTGCCGGCGTAGATCGAGCCGGCCCGGTCGTTGAAGTACCGCAGTGGCGCCACCGCCTGCCAGGGTTCACCGGATGCATACCCGTCGGCGGGCGGCTGGTAGTCGGCGATCGGGCCGCCGGGTGCGGTGACGTGCGGCTGGTAGATCCGGCCGCGCGGTCCGGCCGCCTCGAGGGCGAGTGCGGTCAGTTCCTGGCTCAGTTCGGTACCGAGGATCTTCAACATCGACGACGAGGCTCCGGGGTTGCGTCCCTCGGCCACCGCGGCGAGCACCTGGTATTCGAGCACCTCCAGCACTTCGGCGCGGATACGGGCGTCGGCCAGTTTGTGCATGAACGCGACGTCGTCGGCGAGCTTTCCGCCGCCGGGGCCGGGCTGGGCCTTGGCGGCGGTGGCGATCTCCTCGGCGGCGACCTGCAGGGCCGGTGCCACCGCGCCGCCGCCGCGCTCGAACTCCAGCAGGTACTTCGCGACGGTCCAGCCGCTGTCGATCTCACCGATCACATTGCTCTTGGGCACCCGGACCTCGTCGAAGAACACCTGGTTCTGGATCTCTTCGCCGGAGGTCATCACCAACGGCCGGATCTCGATACCGGGCGAGGTCATGTCGATCAGCACGAAGGTGATGCCCTGCTGCTTCTTCGCGCCGCGCGACGTGCGCACCAGGGCGAACATCCAGTTCGCCTCGCCGGCGTGGGTGGTCCAGATCTTGCTGCCGGTGCAGACCAGGTCGTCGCCGTCGGAAACCGCCGCCATGGTCAGCGCGGCCAGGTCCGATCCGGCCTCCGGTTCGGAGTAGCCCTGGCAGAAGAACACCTCGCCGGTGAGGATCCGCGGCAGGAAGTAGTCCTTCTGCGCTTCGGTCCCGTAGCGGATGATCGCGTGCGCGACCATCCGGATGCCCATCGGCGACAGCGCGGGGGCGCCGGCCAGCGTCGATTCGCGGCTGAAGATGTAGTGCTGAGTCAAGCTCCAGTCGCAGCCGCCGTGGGCCACCGGCCAGGCGGGTGCGGCCCAGCCCCGCTCGTGCAGGATGGCCTGCCACGCCATGCTGGCCTCATGGTCGGCGTAGACGCTGGTCATCAATCGGCCCGCGCGGCGCAGTTCCGGTGTCAGCTTCTGATCGAGGAACTCGCGTACCTCGGCTTGAAAAGCTCGGTCTTCCTCCGACCACCGCAGATCCATGTGTCTCCCCTGCCGTGCCGGCGGATAGGCGTTGTTCGCGCAGTGTAACCGCCGGGTTCGCCCCGGGCGTTCCGCGCCCGCCGCGGTGCCGCCCCGATCAAGCGGTCTGCTCATTTCGATTCGACGGACGCCCATGCGGTTGTCGGGCACCATGACATCGTGACCGAGTCCACTCCGGAGCCCTCAGCGCCGAAGACGGTGCACACCTTCTGCCGGTACTGCATGTGCTCGTGCGGCCTGGAGGTGACGGTCGAGGACAACCGGATTCGCAAGATCTCCGCCGATAAGGCCAACCCGCACAGCTGGCGCGATTTCTGCGCCAAAGGGCGCACCGCCGATCAGATGGTGGCGCATCCGCGCCGGATCCTGGCGCCGATGCGCCGGGTGGGCGACACCTATGTGGAGGACACCTGGGAGGCGGCGCTGACGGACATCGCCGCCCGGATGAACGCGCTGATCGCCGAGGGCGGCCCCGACGCGATCGGCAGCTACTACGGCAACCCGTCGGGGCACTCGTCGTCGAACGTGATGTTCATGAACGCCTGGATGGACGCCATCGGCACCAACAGTCGGTTCGCGGTGGGTTCGGTCGACCAGAACGCCCTGCACGTGGTGGCCGAGGCGATGTACGGCTCGTCGTTGATGGTGCCGGTCTCCGACGTCGACAACTGCGATTACTTCCTGCTGGTCGGCACCAATCCCGCGGTGAGCGGCTGGGTCTGGTTGGAGTCGGTGCCCGGCGGGTGGCGCCGCGCCCTGGCCCGTCAGGCGGGCGGGGCCACCATCGTGGTGGTGGATCCGATGCGCACCGAGTCCGCCGAGAAGGCCGACGTGCACCTGGCGGTTCGGCCGGGCCAAGACTGGGCGCTGCTGTTGGCCATGGTCAAGGTGATCCTCGACGAGGGCCTCCAGCACCGGCAGGACTGTGCCGAGCTGGCGACCGGCGTCGGCGAGTTGCAGCGGCTGGTGGCCGACGCCGATCTCGACGACCTCGCGGCCCGCTGCGGCATCGACCGGGAGCTGATCGAACGCACCGCCCGGGACTTCGCCGCGGCCCGCGGAGCGATGGTGGTGACCCGCACCGGGGTGTCCCAGCATGAGGCGGGCACCGTCGGCGAATGGCTCGGTCATGTGCTCAACGTGATCACCGGCCGGATGGACCGTCCGGGCGGACGACGGTTCGAGCCGGGTTACTTCGATGCGCTCAAGCTGGCCGAGCTGGCCAAGACCGAACCGCATCTGAGCCGGGTGGCCGGGCGCCCGATGGTCGCCGGGGCGCATGCACTGGCGGAACTGCCCGACGAGATCACCACGCCGGGGCGCGGCCAGATCAAGGCCATGCTGATCAACTGCGGCAACCCGGTGATCTCGGGCCCGGACGGCGGCAAGCTCGACCGGGCACTGGCCCAGCTCGATCTGCTGGTGGTGATCGACCTGGTGCAGCGCGAGAGTCACCGGCACGCGCACTGGCTGCTGCCCGCTGCGCACTGGCTCGAACGCGACGACCTGATGGCGTTCACCAGCAACATGCACGACGAGCCGTATGTGCAGTACGGCGCGAAGGTGGTCGATCCCCCGCCCGGGGTGCGGCAGGAGTGGGAGATCTTCGTCGATCTGGCGTTGGCGATGCGCCGGCCGCTGTTCGGGGTGCGGGGTTTCAACACCTTCATCCGGGCCACCCGGCGGATCGCGGCGTTGACGCGCCGGCCCGCACTGGCCTTCGGCCCGCACTGGCTCGACCGGCTGTTCGTCCGGATGTCCCGCAAGATCAACGGGCGCCGGCTGACCTGGCGGGAGTTGATGGCGCATCCGCACGGAATGGTGCTGGGGCCGCGCGAGTTCGGCCACTTCAAGGACGCGCTGCGCACCGAGGACAAGCTGGTGCACGCCGCGCCGCCGGAGTTTTTGGCCCGCACCCGGGAACTGCTGGCCGCGCCCGGTCCCGCCGCGCCGGAGGGCTACCCGTTCCAGCTGGGCAATCGCCGGAATCGGCATTCGATGAATTCGTGGCTCAACGAACTGCCCGGCCTGCACCGCTCCGGCAAGCACAACGAGGTGCTGATCAACGCCAAGGACGCCGCCGATCTCGGTGTCGCCGACGGCGACCTGGTGCGGGTCTTCTCACCGGTCGGCGAGATCGTGCTGGCCGCGGCGGTGTCGGAGCGGCCGCGTCGCGGCATGGTGATCGTCGACCACGGTTGGGGATCGCGGATCTTCGACCCGCGCGGTGGCCGGCAGCCGGAGTCGTTCGGCGTCAACCGCAACCTGCTGGTCGCCGGCGAGTCGGTGGATCCGCTGTCGCAGACGTCTCCGCTGAGTTCGAGCTATGTCGGGGTGGAGCGGGTCTGACGCGGGCCGGGAATAAAAGTAGACGCACGTATACTTATTCCGGGTGACTGTGGCCGAAGCGCCGCACGGAAGGACACCCGAGATGAGTTTCACCCCCGAAGAGATCGCCTACCTGACCTCGCAGCCGCTGGCGCGCATCGCCACCGTCGACGACGACGGGCAACCCGATGTGGTGCCGGTGGGCTTCGAGTTCGACGGCACCCACATCAATGTCGGCGGCTTCCGGCCCGCCGCCACCCGCCGGCATCACAACGTCGAAGCCGGCCACGACAAGGTCGCCATCGTGATCGACGACCTCCCGTCCACCCAGCCGTGGACACCGCGCTACCTGCGGGTGTACGGCACCGCCGAGATCGTCGGCGGACCGCGGCCCTACCTGCGGATCACGCCGGAGGTGTCGTGGAGCTGGAACCTGAGCGGGGAGCCGCTGCGCGGCCACGCCGGCATGGCGCCGCCCCGGCGCACCGAACACTGAGGAGATCCGATGAGCTTCCATTCCGCCAACGGCACCCGCGGCGCACGCCAGCCCAAAGCCGGCCGGCTGTCCCGCTGGTTCAACGCCTTCATGATGAATCGGATCCGCCGCACCGGCGGCCGGGCGATGGGTTTCGACGCCCTGGTGCTGACCACCGTCGGCGCCAAGAGCGGCCAACCCCGCACCAACCCGGTGGGCTACTTCACCGACGGTGACGGCTGGCTGATCGTGGCGTCGGCGGCCGGCGCGCCGAAGAATCCGGCCTGGTACTACAACATCGCCGCGCACCCCGACCGGGTTCGCATCGAGCTTCGCGGGCAGCACCTCGACGTCGTGGCCACCCAGTTGCACGGCGAGGCACGCGCGCGGGCCTGGGCGAAGATCACCACCGAGGCACCGCAGTTCGCCAAGTACGAGGAGAAGACCGACCGGGAGATCCCGGTCATCCGGCTGGCCCGGCGCTGACCGGGCTCAGCCGAGAATCGGGTTGCGTTGCAGCCAGGCCGCGAAGTTCTCGACGCCGGGAACCAGCCTGGCGGTCCGCGCGAAATCGGCCCGGTAGGCCGGCAGCCGGGTGAACCAGCTGAACATGGTCCTGCCGTCTTCGTCGTCGCCCAGCACGTCCAGCGGCGCGGCCGCATAGTCGGTCGGGATGCCGAGTGCGGTGCCGATCGCGTCGGCCATCTGCTCGCCGGTCAGTTCGTCACCGGCGATCTCGATGGGAGCAGCGGTCGGGTCGGCGGCGTCCAGCAGTGCCGCGGCGGTCCGGCCGATATCGGCCACCGCGACCATCTGCAGCGGAATGCCGGCGGGCAGCGGCAGCGCGAGGCGCACCCGGTCCCCGTCACGGCGCACCAGGTAGCGCAGGTTCTCCATGAAGAACGTCGGCCGCAGCACGTTGAGCGGCACCAGTGGGCGCAGGTACTCCTCGACCTGCCACTTGCTGTCGAAATGCGGGATCCCCGTGCGGCGTTCGGCGCCGCCCACCGAGCTGTAGACCAGCAACGGCAGTCCGGCCGCCCGAGCGGCGTCGCCGATGATCCGACCGTGGCGCA from Mycolicibacter sp. MU0083 includes:
- a CDS encoding fused (3R)-hydroxyacyl-ACP dehydratase subunits HadA/HadB, with amino-acid sequence MTAAEASALESRVGHYYQMDGTYLVGREKVREYARAVQDYHPAHWDVAAAAEMGYTGLVAPLTFTSVPGMNCNRRMFESVVVGYDTYMQTEEVFEQHRPIVDGDELKIDVELTSVRRIAGRDLITVTNTFTDTAGERVHTLHTTVVGVTAEDIDPTVKIAVHNAMMHDVNILDVGESAAAYQKTVRPEGEIRISDGGSTRTPATPSFDDVKVGDVLPVRHTRLARGDLVNYAGVAGDANPIHWDEDIAKLAGLPDVIAHGMLTMGLGAGFASSWTGDPGAVTRYAVRLSAPAIVSAKEGADIEFSGKIKSLNPETRSGVILVAAKSENRKIFGLATLDVRFR
- a CDS encoding MmpS family transport accessory protein: MFGLVKRFWIPLLLVVVVALGSYVVVRVRDSFGVGVRVEASDANADETKPFNPKYITYELTSPDGGTVNINFLDENGQPHLVEDAPLPWSHTIVTTLPSMSANIVAQGDTGMNHLRCRVIVDDKVRDDRSIDEYKPFIYCLVKSV
- a CDS encoding PPE family protein, whose product is MDFAALPPEINSGRMYSGAGSAPLLAAASAWDALAAELGTAASSYESIVSSLAGEWSGPSATTMIAAVEPYVAWMNTTAAQAEFTANQARAAAAAYEAAFAATVPPPVIAANRAQLATLVATNFLGQNTAAIAATEIHYAEMWAQDAGAMYGYAGSSAAATRLTPFGEPPETTNPTGAANQLAAAAQATGNSAGSNIAQQAAQLIHAMPQALQAATNPVGTAAATSSSFIDTWNLLFATLTGPTTPLGWSTIPGGWWLAFGQLYSWIMNGMAASAYFAGPKAISGALIPLAPLALPLPNVAGLASATGTLGSAASVGKLSVPASWAVAAPATKLVSMASSLPATVEAAPMAAVAGQDAMFGQMAMASLLGRGLGGTANQTVGSATRSLRKSGGADAFGPIPPGEADPAAATIIVIPALDE
- a CDS encoding PPE family protein; translated protein: MYFSLIPPEINSANIYAGPGSASMIAAATAWGRLAGELSSAASEYEAVLSSLTGESWIGPSAAAMMAAAQPYITWMSTTAAVAAQTASQAQAAATAYEAAHAATVPPEVVTANRTQNQMLYATNFLGQNLAAIAANEAQYLEMWAQDAAAMQTYAAAAAAATKTTAFTEPPQTTTGATSATSAASAGSAAAGSGAGSIGDGLNSLLTQYNEFVNNALNAITGNPNAASTVATLFSAMKGPTGLTTPFNDVSLLVNFPIQNFLKFGTPLGRAFMEIPASGLGAGLRGGLGAGLSSTVSATMSEANLVGNLSVPPSWASASPAIRLAATGAPAAALAAAPASGMAGGLLNQAALGSMAGGALGAARPRAATGGSGRIRIQGGKAKTPVKLDAVIAKLQSQPEAVQHWNVDQAGLDELLEELSRKPGVHAVHLKGGKKSATPHN
- a CDS encoding DUF732 domain-containing protein, yielding MRTRRILSVVGVVAAIGCAAPASADPAPVDTVSADAAFLASLRAAGLNFDDDGQVIAAGHAVCNLIDNGETGLHVVRRAKTDNPGLTMDGAAQFTALAANAYCPHQLTK
- a CDS encoding sodium-dependent bicarbonate transport family permease, with the translated sequence MLLEFWTNFTHNLFKPLLLFFYFGFLLALLKVPFEFPNAVYQGLTMYLLIAIGWHGGEELAGIEFTQFGGILGFIVTGFVLNFLIGCLAYYLLKHLTKMREIDRATVSGYYGSDSAGTFATCLGVLSTVGIAIDAYMPVMLAIMEIPGCLVALFLVARLRHKGLDAAGNMPHEPGYTVPAGAMHAVVGAPNAADSTGLALDMTSESHLEADRPGKERLLSPELLREVFLNPGICLLLGGIAIGFISGLQGSKVTGVDDPVFVTAFQGALCLFLLEMGLTAARKLKDLKSAGRGFIVFGVVAPNIFATIGMFVAHSYAQLTGVHFELGSYVLFAVLCGAASYIAVPAIQRLAIPEASPSLPLAASLGLTFSYNVTIGIPLYIEIAHLISGQ